Proteins found in one Alicyclobacillus cycloheptanicus genomic segment:
- a CDS encoding RNA polymerase sigma factor, with translation MDDHEFESLVRENEPMIRSLIYHITRDSNDVEDVAQEVFLKAYRSLGAFRGGSFRAYLGRIARNHCYDVLRRRKAAAGIRFVEGVPDDWPSVEKGPEDTVIADELAGEVRHILNDLQPSDREILLLRHVHQLRCEEIALVLGITPGAVRTRLTRARRRVLEEVERRNGHAALDLG, from the coding sequence GTGGACGACCACGAGTTCGAATCGCTGGTTCGGGAAAACGAGCCCATGATACGCAGTCTCATCTATCATATCACCCGTGATTCGAACGATGTGGAGGATGTTGCGCAGGAAGTATTCCTGAAAGCATATCGATCGCTCGGGGCGTTTCGGGGAGGGAGCTTCCGTGCCTACTTGGGTCGCATTGCGAGAAACCACTGCTACGACGTGCTGCGCCGCAGAAAGGCTGCGGCCGGCATCCGTTTTGTGGAAGGCGTGCCGGACGACTGGCCCAGCGTGGAGAAGGGACCGGAGGACACGGTGATTGCGGATGAACTGGCCGGGGAAGTTCGGCACATTTTGAACGACTTACAGCCATCCGACCGCGAGATTTTACTGCTTCGGCATGTCCATCAGCTTCGCTGTGAAGAAATCGCCCTGGTGCTCGGCATCACGCCGGGGGCAGTACGGACGCGTCTGACGCGCGCGCGGCGCCGTGTGTTGGAGGAAGTGGAGAGGAGGAACGGCCATGCAGCACTTGACCTGGGATGA
- a CDS encoding IS1380 family transposase encodes MALIGLLLEKTRIGERLNQTRLDGMGTPEISNWDIAHAYIGLLCQGKTDFDHIEPFREDDYFLDALQIQSVPSSPTLRQRIDMAAGKSGWESILLEESAKLLKTLEVTLRPIVLGQDSDHRFYVPLDIDVSPFDNSGTKKEGVSRTYKGLDGYAPIFAYLGQEGYAVHVQLREGSTHVQKGTAAFLRESIGYARQVTDLPLLVRMDAGNDSAENIAICQAEDSKADFIIKRNLRKESVDAWLITAQQHGTCEEPRPGKKVYQGSLLCPVKSVSQPVRMVFEVIERTTTADGQMLLVPEIEVSAYWTSLPDAPAVIIQLYREHAVMEQFHSEIKTDLDAERLPSGKFATNSLVLHFVVVAYNLLRVIGQESLKRGDSPLRKKVERRRIRTVIQNLMTLAAKMVRHARQTKLKLGRGNQWLPTFRRLYLTFS; translated from the coding sequence ATGGCGTTGATTGGGTTGCTCCTTGAAAAGACTCGAATCGGCGAACGTCTCAATCAAACTCGGTTAGACGGCATGGGAACTCCAGAAATCTCGAACTGGGACATTGCACATGCGTATATTGGCTTGCTTTGCCAAGGCAAAACCGACTTCGACCATATCGAACCCTTCCGGGAGGATGATTACTTCCTGGATGCGCTGCAGATTCAGAGTGTACCCTCCAGCCCTACATTACGCCAACGCATTGACATGGCAGCAGGAAAATCCGGATGGGAGTCCATTCTCCTGGAAGAGTCGGCAAAGTTGCTGAAAACGTTGGAAGTGACACTTCGCCCCATCGTGCTTGGACAGGACTCCGATCATCGTTTCTACGTCCCTTTGGACATCGACGTCTCGCCGTTTGACAACTCGGGCACCAAGAAGGAAGGCGTCTCTCGTACATACAAGGGACTGGACGGGTACGCCCCCATCTTCGCTTATTTGGGTCAAGAGGGATACGCTGTCCATGTTCAGCTTCGGGAAGGCAGCACACATGTCCAAAAAGGAACCGCCGCCTTCCTGCGAGAGAGCATCGGATACGCTCGACAGGTAACTGACCTACCGCTGCTCGTACGCATGGATGCAGGGAATGACAGTGCCGAAAACATTGCAATCTGCCAGGCGGAGGACAGCAAGGCAGATTTCATCATCAAGCGAAACCTGCGGAAAGAGAGCGTTGACGCCTGGCTGATCACTGCACAGCAACATGGAACCTGCGAGGAGCCTCGTCCCGGAAAGAAGGTTTATCAGGGCTCGCTACTCTGCCCGGTCAAAAGTGTGTCTCAGCCAGTTCGCATGGTGTTTGAAGTCATTGAACGTACGACAACCGCCGACGGGCAAATGCTGCTCGTACCGGAGATTGAGGTTAGCGCCTACTGGACGTCACTACCGGACGCCCCGGCGGTCATCATTCAACTCTATCGGGAACACGCTGTCATGGAGCAGTTCCATAGCGAGATCAAGACAGACCTGGATGCGGAACGGCTGCCCTCCGGTAAGTTTGCGACGAATAGCCTGGTCCTGCACTTCGTCGTCGTAGCATATAACCTATTGCGGGTGATAGGCCAGGAAAGTCTCAAACGGGGTGATTCACCGCTGCGCAAAAAGGTAGAACGCCGCCGGATTCGCACGGTGATTCAAAACTTGATGACACTGGCCGCCAAGATGGTCCGGCATGCTCGGCAGACAAAGCTAAAACTGGGCCGTGGCAATCAGTGGCTTCCCACGTTTCGAAGATTGTATTTGACCTTCTCGTGA
- the fadH gene encoding 2,4-dienoyl-CoA reductase, protein MTTPSTNAHRVALITGGSSGIGEAFALRFLQTGGSVAIVGRSEERLNAACDRLKQACNLSSEAADARLAAFPADVRDADRADEVVEAVFARFGKLDVLVNNAAGNFPVKAEDLSTNGWNAVVQIVLNGTFFYSRAYGRKLIKRQQPGVIVNVVATYAWTGGPLVVHSASAKAGVVAMTKTLAVEWAPYGIRVNAIAPGPIEDTGGAEHLWPSEEVKAQVLRSIPAGRLGTKEEVARAMDWLASADNSYLTGDILVLDGGRSLGHSSFRPVPKDAANGGGE, encoded by the coding sequence TTGACAACACCATCAACCAACGCACATCGGGTCGCGCTCATCACCGGCGGAAGCAGCGGCATTGGGGAGGCCTTTGCGCTGCGGTTCCTGCAGACCGGTGGCAGCGTCGCGATTGTCGGGCGCTCCGAGGAGAGACTGAACGCCGCGTGTGACCGTCTGAAGCAGGCCTGCAACCTGTCGTCCGAAGCGGCAGACGCCAGGCTGGCGGCCTTTCCGGCCGATGTACGGGACGCCGACCGCGCCGATGAAGTTGTGGAGGCTGTGTTTGCCCGGTTTGGAAAGCTTGACGTGCTGGTCAACAACGCGGCCGGCAACTTCCCGGTCAAGGCAGAAGACTTGTCAACCAACGGCTGGAATGCGGTGGTACAGATTGTCTTGAACGGCACCTTCTTTTACTCGCGCGCGTACGGACGCAAACTGATAAAGCGCCAGCAGCCCGGTGTGATTGTGAATGTCGTCGCCACCTACGCGTGGACGGGCGGTCCGCTCGTCGTTCACTCTGCTTCTGCAAAAGCCGGGGTCGTCGCCATGACGAAGACGCTGGCGGTCGAGTGGGCACCGTACGGCATCCGGGTCAACGCCATTGCACCAGGTCCCATTGAAGACACCGGGGGTGCCGAGCACCTGTGGCCGTCTGAAGAGGTCAAAGCACAAGTGCTGCGGTCCATCCCCGCCGGCCGGCTCGGCACCAAGGAAGAGGTTGCGCGGGCGATGGATTGGCTGGCAAGTGCGGACAACAGCTATTTGACCGGGGATATTCTCGTACTGGACGGCGGGCGGAGCCTCGGTCATTCCAGCTTCCGGCCAGTACCCAAAGACGCGGCGAACGGAGGAGGAGAGTGA
- a CDS encoding sigma 54-interacting transcriptional regulator, with protein sequence MITAIPAGVGQTVCTHGYRPPLLENWLAKPFLSIAMEDFYITPHGSSCSVLPRIAWGLIFELFGYEPGAFTGAKQSGHPGKIEQANGGTLFLDEIAELPMEVQVALLRVLQDHTVTRVGGIKPIKVNVRIVTATHADLWQMVRNGTFRSDLFYRLQGIHITLPPLRKRTDRLYIGRLLLDSIKGELGYSQLRLSSKVERFIDDYHWPGNIRQLESVMREAAFLSKDGLIDLDCLPHYILSDFSCTESGKSTLKRTEEETIEQVLRQTGGNISEAARILGIGRNTLYRKMRKR encoded by the coding sequence ATGATAACTGCAATCCCAGCGGGTGTGGGACAGACTGTTTGCACCCACGGGTACCGTCCTCCTTTGCTTGAGAATTGGCTGGCGAAACCATTTCTCAGTATAGCAATGGAGGACTTTTACATCACGCCTCACGGCTCTTCCTGTTCAGTTCTCCCACGCATAGCGTGGGGCTTAATATTTGAGTTATTCGGATACGAGCCCGGAGCTTTCACAGGGGCAAAACAATCGGGTCATCCAGGTAAAATAGAACAGGCAAATGGCGGTACACTTTTTCTTGACGAAATTGCTGAACTGCCAATGGAAGTTCAGGTGGCACTTCTTCGGGTTCTTCAAGACCACACTGTAACACGCGTCGGCGGGATTAAGCCCATCAAAGTAAACGTTCGAATCGTCACGGCTACACATGCCGATTTATGGCAAATGGTGCGTAACGGAACATTTAGATCAGACTTGTTTTATCGTTTGCAGGGCATACATATCACTCTTCCACCTCTTCGTAAAAGAACTGATCGCTTATACATCGGTAGACTTCTTTTGGATTCCATCAAAGGCGAGCTTGGTTATAGTCAATTGCGCCTCTCCTCAAAAGTAGAACGATTTATTGACGACTATCACTGGCCGGGGAATATCAGACAACTGGAGAGTGTAATGCGTGAAGCTGCGTTTCTTTCAAAAGACGGCTTAATTGATCTTGATTGTCTCCCACATTATATATTATCCGATTTTAGTTGCACTGAGTCCGGCAAATCTACGTTGAAGCGTACGGAGGAAGAGACAATAGAGCAGGTTCTGCGACAAACCGGGGGTAACATATCTGAGGCTGCACGCATTTTGGGAATCGGACGAAATACGCTATATCGAAAGATGAGAAAGCGTTAA
- a CDS encoding IS1380 family transposase yields the protein MALIGLLLEKTRIGERLNQTRLDGMGTPEISNWDIAHAYIGLLCQGKTDFDHIEPFREDDYFLDALQIQSVPSSPTLRQRIDMAAGKSGWESILLEESAKLLKTLEVTLRPIVLGQDSDHRFYVPLDIDVSPFDNSGTKKEGVSRTYKGLDGYAPIFAYLGQEGYAVHVQLREGSTHVQKGTAAFLRESIGYARQVTDLPLLVRMDAGNDSAENIAICQAEDSKADFIIKRNLRKESVDAWLITAQQHGTCEEPRPGKKVYQGSLLCPVKSVSQPVRMVFEVIERTTTADGQMLLVPEIEVSAYWTSLPDAPAVIIQLYREHAVMEQFHSEIKTDLDAERLPSGKFATNSLVLHFVVVAYNLLRVIGQESLKRGDSPLRKKVERRRIRTVIQNLMTLAAKMVRHARQTKLKLGRGNRWLPTFRRLYLTFS from the coding sequence ATGGCGTTGATTGGGTTGCTCCTTGAAAAGACTCGAATCGGCGAACGTCTCAATCAAACTCGGTTAGACGGCATGGGAACTCCAGAAATCTCGAACTGGGACATTGCACATGCGTATATTGGCTTGCTTTGCCAAGGCAAAACCGACTTCGACCATATCGAACCCTTCCGGGAGGATGATTACTTCCTGGATGCGCTGCAGATTCAGAGTGTACCCTCCAGCCCTACATTACGCCAACGCATTGACATGGCAGCAGGAAAATCCGGATGGGAGTCCATTCTCCTGGAAGAGTCGGCAAAGTTGCTGAAAACGTTGGAAGTGACACTTCGCCCCATCGTGCTTGGACAGGACTCCGATCATCGTTTCTACGTCCCTTTGGACATCGACGTCTCGCCGTTTGACAACTCGGGCACCAAGAAGGAAGGCGTCTCTCGTACATACAAGGGACTGGACGGGTACGCCCCCATCTTCGCTTATTTGGGTCAAGAGGGATACGCTGTCCATGTTCAGCTTCGGGAAGGCAGCACACATGTCCAAAAAGGAACCGCCGCCTTCCTGCGAGAGAGCATCGGATACGCTCGACAGGTAACTGACCTACCGCTGCTCGTACGCATGGATGCAGGGAATGACAGTGCCGAAAACATTGCAATCTGCCAGGCGGAGGACAGCAAGGCAGATTTCATCATCAAGCGAAACCTGCGGAAAGAGAGCGTTGACGCCTGGCTGATCACTGCACAGCAACATGGAACCTGCGAGGAGCCTCGTCCCGGAAAGAAGGTTTATCAGGGCTCGCTACTCTGCCCGGTCAAAAGTGTGTCTCAGCCAGTTCGCATGGTGTTTGAAGTCATTGAACGTACGACAACCGCCGACGGGCAAATGCTGCTCGTACCGGAGATTGAGGTTAGCGCCTACTGGACGTCACTACCGGACGCCCCGGCGGTCATCATTCAACTCTATCGGGAACACGCTGTCATGGAGCAGTTCCATAGCGAGATCAAGACAGACCTGGATGCGGAACGGCTGCCCTCCGGTAAGTTTGCGACGAATAGCCTGGTCCTGCACTTCGTCGTCGTAGCATATAACCTATTGCGGGTGATAGGCCAGGAAAGTCTCAAACGGGGTGATTCACCGCTGCGCAAAAAGGTAGAACGCCGCCGGATTCGCACGGTGATTCAAAACTTGATGACACTGGCCGCCAAGATGGTCCGGCATGCCCGGCAGACAAAGCTAAAACTGGGCCGTGGCAATCGGTGGCTTCCCACGTTTCGAAGATTGTATTTGACCTTCTCGTGA
- a CDS encoding septum formation initiator family protein: MSVIQEHVGGVIRTRNPALSRTDAAHPASVQEVPEPLRGDAGVDMTGVIGETLADAARPRPRVNPPHRLITLMAIAACTAAVWGLVAQTARIQTLNQQNVRLTEEIAATQAQNASLEMQVTELLQPSRILAVAKQLHLRFISVTDISPAGPASP; the protein is encoded by the coding sequence ATGTCCGTGATACAAGAGCATGTAGGCGGCGTCATCCGTACTCGAAACCCAGCCCTGTCACGAACCGATGCTGCACACCCGGCGTCCGTCCAAGAGGTGCCGGAACCGCTCCGCGGCGACGCAGGGGTGGACATGACCGGCGTGATCGGCGAAACGCTCGCAGATGCAGCGCGGCCGCGCCCGCGCGTCAACCCGCCTCACCGGCTCATCACACTGATGGCGATCGCGGCCTGCACCGCCGCGGTCTGGGGCCTGGTCGCGCAAACGGCGCGCATTCAGACCCTCAATCAGCAAAACGTGCGCTTGACGGAAGAAATCGCTGCGACGCAGGCACAGAACGCGTCTCTGGAAATGCAGGTCACGGAATTGCTTCAGCCGTCACGCATTTTAGCCGTCGCGAAGCAACTGCACTTGCGGTTTATAAGTGTCACCGACATCTCGCCCGCTGGTCCGGCGTCCCCGTAA
- a CDS encoding S1C family serine protease gives MARKWRDFDDWDRPSRRRREGRSGIITAGVILFGLGMLAGGGLEARLNQTNLNQLPPEEQYNSSPSSDSGTATGASTNGTLPPEEGGNVVEQIYKEARPSIFTITVVSDANNSKDGPSEDIGTGFLINNSGDIATNNHVVNGQKTVTVTSENGTFKGTVVGTDPLDDLAIVHITPPPGLKPLTLGTAKNLQPGQMVIAIGNPFQLTASVTAGIVSGLNRSMPSQDGREMNGLIQTDAALNPGNSGGPLLNQQGQVVGINTAIESPVEGSVGIGFAIPIDELEQLLPQLLKGQTISHPWLGIEGTDIDPAVQAEFHLPVSQGVLVMSTTKDGPAAKAGIHGDSGGTNQPVGDGDIITAINGTPVTSVSQLTSEISKYAIGTVVHLSILRHGQKMTVNVTLGAWGQK, from the coding sequence ATGGCGAGAAAGTGGCGTGACTTTGACGACTGGGATCGGCCGTCGCGGCGTCGAAGAGAGGGTCGGTCGGGCATCATAACCGCCGGTGTCATCCTGTTCGGGCTGGGGATGCTGGCTGGAGGCGGATTGGAAGCCCGGTTGAACCAGACGAACCTGAATCAGCTGCCTCCCGAAGAACAATACAATTCCTCGCCGTCTTCTGATTCGGGGACGGCGACTGGCGCATCCACGAACGGAACACTGCCGCCCGAAGAGGGCGGAAATGTCGTCGAGCAGATTTACAAAGAGGCGCGTCCAAGTATTTTTACCATCACTGTGGTTTCGGACGCCAATAACAGCAAAGACGGACCTTCCGAAGACATCGGAACTGGTTTTTTGATTAACAACAGCGGGGACATCGCGACCAACAACCATGTGGTCAACGGCCAGAAGACGGTGACGGTGACCTCAGAGAATGGTACCTTCAAGGGAACCGTGGTGGGCACCGATCCACTGGATGACCTGGCCATTGTGCACATCACCCCGCCGCCGGGGCTCAAGCCGCTGACGCTCGGCACAGCGAAGAACCTGCAGCCCGGCCAGATGGTGATCGCCATCGGCAACCCGTTTCAGTTGACCGCCAGCGTGACCGCCGGCATCGTCAGCGGCCTCAACCGCTCCATGCCTTCCCAAGACGGGCGCGAAATGAACGGATTAATTCAAACCGACGCGGCGCTGAATCCGGGCAATTCCGGTGGACCGCTGCTCAACCAGCAAGGACAGGTGGTCGGCATCAACACGGCCATCGAGAGCCCCGTGGAAGGGTCGGTGGGAATCGGCTTCGCCATTCCGATTGACGAACTGGAACAACTGTTGCCACAGTTACTGAAGGGACAGACCATTTCCCACCCGTGGCTGGGCATCGAAGGGACGGACATTGACCCAGCGGTCCAAGCCGAGTTCCACCTGCCAGTCAGCCAGGGCGTGCTGGTGATGTCCACGACCAAAGACGGTCCAGCCGCCAAGGCCGGCATTCACGGAGACTCCGGCGGCACCAATCAACCCGTCGGGGACGGCGATATCATCACCGCGATTAACGGAACACCCGTCACGTCCGTTTCACAACTGACGAGCGAAATTTCCAAGTACGCCATCGGCACGGTCGTGCATCTGTCGATTCTCCGCCATGGTCAAAAGATGACCGTGAACGTCACCCTCGGCGCCTGGGGTCAGAAGTAA
- a CDS encoding zf-HC2 domain-containing protein: MQHLTWDELWQYADGEAADAAEMEQHLAACPRCAKRWQTLRTADEAIVEAFRLPPELEAPIPFALPLDEVPGAVSSQRARRRRWIRWSTAAAGVAAALVLAAVIHLGGGTTGTTVRSGAGPAAAQNGGIVNGGASGAATTAQTSSSAAMAGAALPPSASTTGVAPALKTSVQVTVLQALSSAADAAQTAPLAGANVAVVSNHRVIARGTTGRTGNTPQWTVTVPVDPVYAPSFSISPGQDVRFGSVTVVVWKTGYQPQVMYRYPVGPGGSGGTAGPIVLHKSASGQSPVHMAEGGPPLRATDNYVQWAQQAVKTYPASPQVPDASQSGGERVQVLDQSGHPIADATVVVAAGSRVDGWGKTTSRGTLPSAIVGPGLVDARWVPSVSTASDVPVRTVTITVFKAGYAPAVGFYQPMVYGQTRTVTVHLQSLAWRQSQGMDNSDVPSTLPGDAAPDLSATEALLHWVQQSALAKP, translated from the coding sequence ATGCAGCACTTGACCTGGGATGAACTGTGGCAGTATGCGGATGGCGAGGCCGCCGACGCCGCTGAGATGGAGCAGCATTTGGCCGCATGCCCGCGCTGCGCCAAGCGATGGCAGACGCTTCGCACGGCGGACGAGGCCATCGTAGAGGCGTTTCGTCTCCCGCCAGAATTGGAAGCCCCCATTCCCTTCGCATTGCCCTTGGACGAGGTACCGGGCGCTGTTTCCAGCCAGCGCGCCCGGCGTCGGCGGTGGATCCGATGGAGCACGGCTGCTGCGGGGGTTGCCGCAGCGCTTGTCCTGGCTGCAGTCATCCACCTTGGCGGCGGTACGACGGGGACCACCGTCCGTTCGGGGGCTGGTCCGGCGGCAGCGCAGAACGGAGGAATCGTGAACGGCGGCGCGTCGGGCGCTGCGACGACAGCGCAAACGTCATCAAGCGCAGCGATGGCGGGTGCGGCGTTGCCGCCGTCGGCGAGTACAACGGGGGTTGCCCCTGCACTTAAAACATCCGTGCAGGTCACCGTTCTGCAGGCCCTGTCCAGTGCGGCCGATGCTGCACAGACAGCTCCTTTGGCGGGGGCGAACGTGGCGGTGGTGTCAAATCACCGCGTGATTGCGCGCGGAACCACGGGACGGACCGGAAACACGCCGCAGTGGACGGTGACGGTGCCGGTCGATCCGGTGTATGCACCGAGCTTTTCGATTTCGCCGGGGCAGGACGTTCGATTCGGTTCGGTTACCGTAGTGGTGTGGAAGACGGGGTACCAGCCTCAGGTGATGTATCGTTACCCAGTCGGCCCGGGTGGGTCGGGCGGCACCGCCGGACCCATTGTGCTGCACAAGTCTGCATCCGGGCAGTCGCCGGTCCACATGGCGGAGGGCGGCCCGCCCCTGCGGGCGACGGACAACTATGTGCAATGGGCGCAGCAAGCGGTGAAAACATACCCTGCGTCGCCGCAGGTGCCTGACGCGTCACAGTCTGGCGGCGAACGTGTGCAGGTGCTGGACCAGTCTGGTCATCCCATTGCCGACGCGACTGTCGTGGTGGCGGCGGGCAGTCGTGTGGACGGGTGGGGGAAGACCACCTCCCGCGGCACACTGCCGTCGGCCATTGTCGGGCCGGGACTCGTCGATGCGCGCTGGGTGCCTTCGGTGTCGACCGCTTCGGATGTCCCGGTGCGAACCGTAACCATCACGGTGTTCAAAGCTGGGTATGCCCCGGCTGTCGGGTTCTATCAGCCGATGGTATACGGACAAACACGCACGGTGACCGTACACCTGCAGTCTCTGGCATGGCGGCAGTCCCAGGGGATGGACAACTCGGACGTCCCATCCACCCTTCCGGGAGACGCTGCGCCGGATTTGTCGGCAACAGAGGCGCTGCTGCACTGGGTCCAGCAATCGGCGCTCGCGAAGCCGTGA
- a CDS encoding helix-turn-helix transcriptional regulator: MYRTVLKQLIDENGLKQTWVAKKVGISAPALNLLAHGKTLPTLRTAQKIARLLNTTVETLWPLEDDDA, from the coding sequence ATGTATCGAACGGTCCTCAAGCAATTGATCGACGAGAATGGACTCAAGCAGACGTGGGTCGCGAAAAAGGTGGGAATCTCTGCGCCGGCGCTGAACCTGCTCGCGCATGGAAAAACACTGCCTACGCTCAGGACCGCACAAAAAATTGCACGTTTGTTAAACACGACGGTCGAGACGTTGTGGCCGTTGGAGGACGACGACGCCTGA
- a CDS encoding YfhO family protein, giving the protein MRLHTSAFAARVRQCLARHGYTWILLAAATAIAYPTWLSPQPMSLDDLGQLNGPQRSLLAWFYQHGHLPLWNPFSFGGQPFLAAGQSGPLYLPNIVFLLLPIAPAMKVSYLFHELLAAFGMYAVLWHFTKRRLASFTGAITFVTCGFLLGHQIHTQMFDAFSWLPVCFWLVLRVLSRPTLTRVCALSAGFAMEVYAGHPQVTFFVCLLLGLYTALYWLWHRSRRAAAGVLHVVCGFVLGVGLSAAQWLPTLQLASYSDRAAANASFLLQGSLPFSGLAQLLSPFTAGGGYSGTPFSPEVFQALYGINVYWEFTCYAGVIGLTLATAVMVSEFRRHHAVRSFSILTGFTVLLALGANTLAYVLLVDLPGFDLFRIPARYIGLTDFLIAVLTGVAIGRLERYDSLRLRRWVARIALGYALICIVLRLFGPLRTAPAVAFDVPVSLLVLTAVVCLIPWRAGGLRLRRVTVRPAAVVLASLVTVDVVSQAAGLSTLVLAPTAPYVNEDPSVAFLNQALRSIPDNPYPFARALSLDQTPVSQDRTLSERIPVLNGEDSLVPAWYTANINVTWDDLTLLAQPDVQAILDNMDVAYVVTAPDDEEAADNFLYPNGWEVVYRSNEAWIWKNPDRLRASWVAPSVNHVTAHTADTTRLVSWTPNRQVWQVSGPAAGWFVLSQTYDPNWVATVTARGTGQGTSGRGASGQGTPETAPVRRVAGVLTAVRIPSGSTTIVLQYQPKAFRAGCWVTIAAIVLLCVWLGWAWLNKPMTKQGS; this is encoded by the coding sequence ATGAGGTTGCATACATCGGCCTTTGCTGCGCGCGTGCGCCAGTGCCTGGCCCGTCACGGATACACCTGGATTTTGCTTGCGGCCGCAACCGCGATCGCCTACCCAACGTGGCTCTCCCCACAGCCCATGTCTCTGGACGACCTGGGACAGCTGAACGGGCCGCAGCGATCGCTGTTGGCCTGGTTTTACCAGCACGGGCATCTGCCCTTGTGGAATCCGTTCAGCTTCGGTGGGCAGCCGTTTTTGGCGGCCGGCCAATCCGGCCCCCTGTACTTGCCAAACATTGTCTTTCTATTGCTGCCGATTGCGCCCGCTATGAAGGTATCCTACCTGTTTCACGAACTGCTGGCTGCCTTTGGCATGTACGCGGTCCTGTGGCACTTCACCAAGCGCCGGCTCGCTTCGTTTACGGGCGCGATCACGTTTGTCACCTGCGGCTTTCTGCTCGGGCACCAAATTCACACGCAGATGTTTGACGCCTTCTCCTGGCTGCCGGTTTGCTTCTGGCTAGTCCTGCGCGTGCTGAGCCGCCCGACCCTCACGCGTGTCTGTGCGCTCAGCGCCGGCTTTGCCATGGAGGTCTACGCAGGACACCCCCAGGTGACGTTTTTCGTGTGCCTGCTGCTCGGACTCTATACGGCGCTGTACTGGCTGTGGCACCGCAGCCGCAGGGCGGCGGCCGGGGTGCTTCACGTCGTCTGCGGGTTCGTGCTGGGCGTCGGATTGTCCGCCGCGCAGTGGCTGCCGACCCTGCAGCTCGCCAGCTACTCCGACCGCGCCGCTGCCAATGCTTCCTTTCTCTTGCAGGGGTCGCTCCCGTTTTCCGGCCTCGCCCAGCTGCTGTCCCCCTTCACCGCTGGCGGCGGCTATTCCGGTACACCGTTCTCTCCAGAGGTCTTCCAAGCGCTGTACGGCATCAACGTCTACTGGGAATTCACGTGTTATGCGGGCGTGATCGGACTGACCCTCGCGACCGCCGTGATGGTCAGCGAGTTTCGCCGGCACCACGCCGTCCGGTCGTTTTCGATACTGACCGGGTTCACCGTGCTGCTGGCACTGGGGGCGAACACCCTTGCCTACGTCCTTCTGGTCGACCTGCCCGGATTCGACTTGTTCCGCATTCCGGCCCGGTATATCGGGCTCACCGACTTCCTCATCGCCGTGCTGACGGGCGTCGCGATAGGCCGGCTGGAACGGTACGACAGCCTCCGCCTTCGCCGCTGGGTCGCGAGGATCGCGCTTGGATACGCCCTCATCTGCATCGTGCTGCGACTCTTCGGCCCCCTTCGCACCGCCCCGGCCGTCGCGTTTGACGTCCCGGTGAGCCTGCTGGTGCTGACCGCGGTGGTCTGCCTCATCCCGTGGCGCGCCGGCGGACTTCGGCTGCGCCGCGTGACCGTTCGTCCTGCGGCGGTGGTGCTCGCAAGCCTCGTCACGGTCGACGTCGTCTCCCAAGCGGCCGGCTTATCCACCCTGGTACTCGCGCCCACGGCACCTTACGTCAATGAGGACCCGTCCGTGGCATTTCTCAACCAGGCCCTGCGCAGCATCCCGGACAACCCCTATCCGTTTGCGCGGGCGCTGTCCCTTGACCAGACGCCCGTGTCCCAGGACCGAACGTTGAGCGAGCGCATCCCGGTTCTCAATGGCGAGGACTCCCTGGTGCCCGCATGGTACACGGCGAACATCAATGTGACGTGGGATGATTTGACGCTGCTGGCACAGCCTGATGTGCAAGCCATCCTCGACAACATGGACGTCGCGTACGTTGTCACGGCCCCCGACGACGAAGAGGCTGCGGACAATTTTCTCTATCCAAACGGCTGGGAAGTCGTGTATCGTTCGAACGAGGCCTGGATTTGGAAGAACCCCGACCGTTTGCGCGCCTCCTGGGTCGCGCCAAGCGTCAATCACGTCACCGCCCACACGGCCGATACGACGCGCCTCGTGTCCTGGACGCCGAACCGCCAGGTCTGGCAGGTGTCCGGCCCTGCCGCGGGGTGGTTCGTCCTGTCGCAGACGTACGATCCAAATTGGGTCGCAACCGTGACCGCCCGGGGCACGGGCCAAGGAACGAGCGGGCGAGGCGCCAGCGGTCAAGGCACGCCAGAAACGGCCCCGGTGCGCCGCGTCGCCGGTGTACTCACAGCGGTTCGCATCCCGAGCGGATCGACCACCATCGTCCTGCAGTACCAACCCAAGGCATTCCGGGCCGGCTGTTGGGTCACCATCGCCGCGATTGTGCTGCTGTGCGTGTGGCTCGGCTGGGCCTGGCTGAATAAGCCAATGACAAAACAGGGAAGCTAG